A part of Stegostoma tigrinum isolate sSteTig4 chromosome 6, sSteTig4.hap1, whole genome shotgun sequence genomic DNA contains:
- the rfxap gene encoding regulatory factor X-associated protein, whose translation MSEGQSVCDPSSEDATVTTTTTVSPHSANYQEVTTVAVNAAVFETGQDRGAEEAVQPPVNTGSPRQANGEEEEEEEEENDDDEDDDEEEEEEEEEEEELEELEDDEEDEEEEEEEDEEEEEEGGHSDMEFRKCVYQGCNETTNLVAKPRKPWMCKKHRNKTYKDKYKKKKSIQAMDDTDERPTSASKQRLRCMIVHQTSRKASLLEQVLSQKRLSLLRSPEVVQFLQQQQRLLSNKALAQRQQFPESPM comes from the exons ATGAGTGAGGGTCAGAGCGTGTGCGATCCTAGCAGCGAAGATGCAACAGTGACCACGACGACTACTGTGTCCCCTCACAGCGCCAACTACCAGGAGGTGACCACGGTGGCTGTGAACGCGGCTGTCTTCGAaactggtcaggaccgaggagcggAGGAGGCCGTGCAGCCTCCTGTTAACACAGGGAGCCCGAGGCAGGCTAacggggaggaggaggaggaagaagaggaagaGAACGACGACGACGAAGACGAcgacgaggaggaggaggaggaggaagaagaagaggaggagTTGGAGGAGTTAGAAGATGACGAGGAAgatgaggaagaagaggaggaggaggatgaagaagaggaggaagaaggcGGCCACAGCGATATGGAGTTCAGGAAATGTGTTTACCAAGGTTGTAACGAAACCACTAACCTGGTGGCTAAACCTAGGAAACCTTGGATGTGCAAAAAACACCGCAACAAAACTTACAAAGACAAATATAAGAAGAAGAAGAGCATTCAGGCTATG GATGATACAGATGAAAGACCTACCTCTGCCAGCAAACAGCGTttgaggtgtatgatagtgcatCAAACGAGCCGTAAAGCCAGCCTCCTTGAGCAAGTTTTAAGCCAAAAGCGATTG TCATTATTGAGAAGTCCAGAGGTTGTCCAGTTTCTACAACAGCAGCAACGATTACTGAGCAACAAGGCCCTTGCTCAAAGGCAGCAGTTTCCAGAATCACCAATGTGA